In a single window of the Melioribacteraceae bacterium genome:
- a CDS encoding STAS domain-containing protein yields the protein MPIIEEVIDDILIEIVNMERATLVEADDFKARISHRIDQGYKKVIIDLSNVDFVDSSFLGVIVNTLKRVAKMGGDLKLVGFRPAVRAMFELTRLFRVFESFTDLQDAIKSFHN from the coding sequence ATGCCAATAATAGAAGAAGTAATTGATGATATCTTAATTGAAATTGTTAATATGGAACGTGCTACACTTGTAGAAGCTGATGACTTTAAAGCAAGAATCTCTCATAGGATTGATCAAGGTTACAAAAAAGTTATTATTGATCTCTCCAACGTAGATTTTGTTGATTCTTCTTTTTTGGGCGTTATAGTTAATACGCTAAAAAGAGTTGCAAAAATGGGAGGGGATTTAAAACTGGTTGGATTTAGACCGGCCGTGAGAGCGATGTTTGAATTAACAAGACTCTTCCGGGTGTTTGAATCATTTACTGATTTGCAAGACGCAATTAAAAGTTTTCATAATTAA
- a CDS encoding SpoIIE family protein phosphatase, translating into MLLVEDEVNIAKLFTYNLTKAGFKVEHSLNGKEALAVVYNIRPDIIISDVMMPVMDGYEFRRKLLEEPELKKIPFVFLTAKGEDDDILQGYDMEIEDYIIKTSSPKIVIAKVSAILKTLEKERTKIVGEVQKAADTMGAKVVPDEFPTFDGFKIKHWHLPYKNIPGGDFIDYFKIDDDNLAVILGDVMGKRWGAWYFAVAYAGYVRSATRFVLESTTDFKPSEILQKANESVFKDERISEVFVTLSIIILNNKTKTARYSGAGDLPLFFRSVDGKADKFISEGTLLGFSHQGDYNDIELKLNSGDELFLVTDGIIEARNKAGELYEQERFLNFLQSINPQEDCVEQIKKEIFDYTGGEMDDDISVIGIKSI; encoded by the coding sequence ATTTTATTGGTTGAAGATGAAGTAAATATTGCAAAACTATTCACATATAATCTTACAAAAGCAGGTTTTAAAGTTGAGCATTCTTTAAATGGCAAAGAAGCCCTGGCCGTAGTTTATAACATTCGTCCCGATATTATTATTAGCGATGTAATGATGCCCGTAATGGATGGTTATGAATTTCGACGAAAATTACTTGAGGAGCCCGAATTAAAAAAAATCCCCTTTGTCTTTCTAACCGCTAAAGGGGAAGATGATGATATATTACAGGGATATGATATGGAGATTGAGGATTATATCATCAAAACCTCAAGCCCCAAAATAGTAATAGCTAAAGTTTCCGCCATACTTAAGACACTCGAAAAAGAGAGAACAAAAATTGTGGGAGAAGTTCAAAAAGCAGCCGATACAATGGGCGCAAAGGTTGTGCCGGATGAATTTCCAACATTTGATGGATTCAAAATTAAACATTGGCATCTACCTTATAAAAATATTCCCGGCGGCGATTTTATTGACTACTTCAAAATTGATGATGATAATCTTGCTGTAATTCTTGGTGATGTTATGGGTAAGCGATGGGGCGCCTGGTATTTTGCTGTTGCGTATGCCGGATACGTTAGAAGCGCAACGAGATTTGTATTGGAGTCAACAACAGATTTTAAACCCAGCGAAATTCTGCAAAAAGCAAATGAGTCAGTCTTTAAAGATGAAAGAATTTCTGAAGTATTCGTTACTCTTTCAATAATTATATTAAATAACAAAACCAAAACCGCTCGCTATTCGGGCGCAGGTGATCTTCCATTATTTTTTAGATCGGTTGACGGAAAAGCCGATAAATTTATTTCCGAGGGCACTCTGCTTGGCTTTAGTCATCAAGGCGATTACAATGATATTGAATTAAAACTTAATTCTGGCGATGAATTATTCCTAGTTACAGATGGAATAATTGAAGCGCGGAATAAAGCCGGTGAGCTTTACGAGCAGGAAAGATTTCTAAATTTTCTTCAAAGTATAAACCCACAAGAAGATTGCGTTGAACAAATTAAAAAAGAAATATTTGATTATACCGGCGGTGAAATGGATGATGATATAAGTGTAATCGGAATTAAATCAATCTAA